The DNA segment AGTTTTGGGGCTGCACCGGTTATCCACAATACAAGGGAACATCTCCGGTATGAGCCGTGCGACAAACGGCATCAGCCAGCCGCAGACTCCGGCGGCTGTGGACGCAATTTTGTCCAGACTTTCAGCCAACCGATGCGGATTGGCGCGGCAAAGGCGTAGTAGCAGAACACCACGGGCAAGGCCATCTCGCGGAAGACAAAAACCAGCAATAGTGCCAATAAGATTTTTAACAGCTTGGCTCGATTGCCACGCCCGCGCAAGAATTGATTGATGATGTGCGGATAGCGAATCCGCGAGATCATCAGGATGGCCACACACACCGTAATGAGGGGCAATAGCACCGCCAAGTGTGACAAAAAGTTGCTGGATGCCTGCTTTGTGCCGGCCAGGGCCGCTGGTCCGGTGATTACAACAGGACCGGTCAAGTGTTTCAAACCTTGAAGCCCGATCGGAAAGGCAGCGATTACTCCAGCGGCGGCCGGCGAGGGCAGTCCCTTAAAATAAGCGTGTGAGTCGGTCTCGTCGGTTTCGTTGTTGAATCGGGCTAGTCGCAGGATCGCACAAGTCATAAACATCACGGCGATCGACCATAACAGTCGTGGCGGATACTCAATCGGCAGTCGAGCGATACTGTCGATCAACCGATGATCGGGATGCATTAACCTGAGCATCAAGAAGGCGGGGGCGACGCCAAAGCTCACCACGTCGCAGAGGCTGTCTAAATGAGCCCCAAAATCGCTGGTCTGCTTGGTCAAGCGCGCTACGCTACCATCCAGGGCGTCGAACACCATGGCCATGAAAATCAACCCGGCAGATACAAACAGCAGTTCACCAGCCGATCGCGTGACGCCGGCGGTACTGGCCAGCAATTCGCCGCTGATATCTTCTGGTCCCACCATGGCAGCAAACGTAATGGCACCGAATCCGCACACCGCGTTGCCCAAGGTCAACAGTGTGGGCACCACGGCATAAACTTGCTGTCGAGGACGCGGTCCAAACAGAATGCGCCGGCGGCGTTGCTTCTTGGTTTCTAGTTCAAATTCGTTCATGCAATCAACTTATCGCTAACAAGACCGCCTAGCCACGGTCATTGTGAAAAACTCAATAGCACCGTCGAGCCCGCCTTGATCTTGTCCCCCTTTTGAACTCTCAACTCCAACCCAGGCTCGTCGGGCACAAGCAGTTCTGTCCGCGAACCCAGTTTAATCATGCCGAATTGTTGACCAGCTTCCAGCCGGTCATCGGGCTTAACCCAGCACACGATGCGCCGAGCAATGGCTCCCGTAATTTGCCGAACAATCATGGGGCGACAACCATCCCGCGACTCCAACATCAGTGCCACTTGTTCATTCTCGCGCGCCGATTCTGGGCGGAGAGCGTTAAGGTATTTGCCGGGCTGGTATTTCAATCCCACCACGCGGCAAGCCACAGGTGCACGATTGATATGCACATTGAAAATCGACAGGAAGATGCCGACTTTGACCGCCGGCCCACCAATGTACTCATCATAGTCTAAACGCTCGACGTCGGAGATCGTTCCGTCGGCGGGGGCGACAACGAGATGGGGAGCCTGGGGAATTTGGCGATTGGGATTGCGGAAAAACCAGACAATCAGCCCGGCAATCGCCGCCGAAGTTAATGTTACGAGCCAAGCCAACAGTGCCCAACCACCAGTCGCATTGACTGACCACAACAGGCTTAACAAGGTCAGCGACGAAAATCCGCCACCCAAAACCAACAACTCTGCCAGACCATCGCGGGCGAAAGGCAGTCGATCGCGCCAGGCAAAAGGATCATCTTCCGGCTTCCAGTAATAACCACCTTGATTGCGGTAGAACTTGGTATCGCGCGGATCGAGCACTGGATGCGGACAGACGTTGTATTGTCCCTGACGGCTGTGAGCCATTCGACGAACGTAGTCAGCGCGAAAGTTGGTGAGCCACCATCGACGCAACCTACCCCACCGCTGCTCCCAATGGATGATGATGCCGCCGCCGGGCTGAATATCTGTGATCTGCGGATCCATCGGCCAAGCCGGACGAGATTGGTAGCGCTGGTTTGACGCTAGTGACGGGGCGAGTTGATCGTGAGGCGACATGATTTTAATGACTGGTGTAATGCGGAAGTGTGACTGGCGGTTGCCGACTGCTACTGGCAGTGAACCCATTGACCCGACTGCGCGGACTGTTGCAGGCACTGGCAAATATGAATGGCATCGCGAGCATGCTGGACGCTCAGTCGCGGCTGGATCTGGCCCGATTTGATAGATGCAGCCATGTCTTCGATTTCAGCGCAAAAGCCTGAGACATCATCGCCACCGGGTAGTTCTGGATGTACCGCCGTGCCGTCCTGATGCAACACCGATAGCGGCAGGACTTCAACGCCGTGTGGCTGCACAGACAGTTCAAACTGCATTACCGCTTGTTGGCAATGCAATTCAAATCCATGGCAGAACGGGCGCGCTTGTTGATCGGTCACTCCACACGATGTAGCCACAAACACTCCCGGTTCGTCGAACTCCATCAGTGTATGACAGAATTTGACCAGCCCATTATGCATAGTCGCCGAGCAGACCACGCGGCGCGGCATGCCAAACAGCAGACAGATAAAGTGTGCGTCGTGAACATGCAAGTCGATCAGCGGCCCACCGACAGTGTCGGGATTATAAAAATCGGGAATCCAATCCGGCGGTGAGATGACGCGCTTCAAGTGGGCGCGCAGTGGACGACCATAGGTGCCTTGCTGAACCGCCTGATAGGCATACTGAAACTGGCCCATGTACGGCAAAACTTGAGCAACCAGCACGTGGCGCCCATACTTGTGCGCTGTCGCGAGAATCTGATCGCACTGATGCGTGTTCAAGCCCAGTGGCTTTTCGCAGAACACATGTTTACCTGCCTCTAGCGCGCGGCATGCGGCGGTGACATGCAGACTGGGAGGTAAACAGATATCGACGACATCGATATCTGGATCGCGCAGAATTTCGTCCAGCGTCTGATACACCTTCAACTGCGAAACATCAATCTGTTGGCCGGGTGGGCCAAAATTGCCTCGGATGCCACTCCAATCACCACTGCGTTTTTTGGCATCCCGTGAACAGAAGGCAGCCAACCGGGCACCGCTACTTCGCTGGTAGGCCAAGTAGTGCATCCATCCCATAAAGCCGACACCGACAATGGCTGATTTCAACATTGTGGAAACAATTCCCCAAAAGTGAACCGATGTAAAACATGAATTGTTTTATGAGTGGCTTTCAGCCAACTACCGTCCAGTGGGCTGCTGATCATCTACGCCTGGACACACTAGGCCTGCGGACACAATTCCAGGACAGCCGTCAATTCCAGATGTCCGTCGTAGATGGCTCGCCCCACGATGGCCGCGTGTGTTTGCATCTGGACCAGCCGTGAGATATCTTCCAGCGAACTAACGCCGCCCGAGCACACCACGGGGATGCTAGTCGCCTGTTGCATGATTTGCAGTTGCTGAAAATTCGGTCCCAACAACATGCCGTCGCGAGCGATATCGGTATAGACGATGGCGGCTATCTGCTGGGTCATGCCAGCGATATCGCGCGCCAAATCAACCGCGGAGACAGTCGATGTCTCCAACCAGCCGTCAGTGGCCACTAGCCCCTGGCGGGCATCGATTCCCAACACGAGTTGCTCAGGGTACTTGTCTGCCATCTCGGCAAACCAGTGCGGCTCGCGCAGCGCACGCGTACCGACGATGACTCGCCGAACCCCCAAGTCCAGCAGGCGAACAATGGCCGCTTCATCGCGGACTCCACCGCCGACCTGACAGATCAGACCGGTTTGAGTCACAATGTCGTGAATGACCTGACTGTTCACCAGGCTGCCGTCGCGGGCACCGTCCAGGTCGACCAAGTGCAGGTAGCGACTTCCAGCCGCCTGCCACCGTCGAGCCATAATGGTCGGATCATCGGCAAACACCGTTTCGCGATTGTAGTCGCCTTGTTGCAAGCGGACGCACTTGCCGCCCAACAGGTCGATGGCTGGCCAAATTTGCATGGGTCTGGACTGCGGTGAAAACTAGCGGTTTTTGCTGAGACAAATCACAATAGTGTCATTTTGTGAGCGGCGGTTATTGTAGACTCTCGGGCACCGACCTCCAAATCCAAATCAACTTCTGTGGACTTTGCAAACGAATGCCTTACGCACGGTTCCTTTTGCAGGATTTAAGTCACTTTCACGGCAGCGGGCCCAGGCACTGCGGCCCAACCATTTTAGAGACGGTTGTCCAAATGGCCTTTGATTCTGGCCTGTTTCCAATAAACTAGCGGACCTCACAGGGTCGCACCGGCCCAAATTCGGCGAATTTTACGGTTGTCTGTCGTTTCAAAATGATAAACCAACTCTTGCGCTACACGCGCGTGGTCTCCATTGTCGGGGACATTCTGACGGTTCGAGCCTCCGATGTCGGGCTCGGCGATCTGGCGATGGTGGAAAATCGCGACGGCCAGCAGTCGTTGGCACAAGTTGTCGAGCTGCAAAAGGAAGAGGTGTCGTTGCAAGTCTTTACTGGCGGCAAGGGACTTTCCAGCGAGTCCAAAGTAACCTTTCTGGGCCGATCGGTCGAAGTTCCACTTTCAGACAATATTATGGGGCGGATATTCGACGGCGTGGGGCGCGTGATCGATGGTGGTCCCAGGCTAGAAGACGAGCCCAAGGTCGAAGTCGGCGGCCCGTCGGTCAATCCAACTCTGCGAATAGTGCCTAAGAAATTCATCGAGACCAAAGTTCCGATGATCGATGTCTTCAACTGCCTGGTCGAAAGCCAGAAGATTCCGATCTTTTCGATCGCTGGCGAGCCCTACAACAAGCTGTTGGCGCGGATCGCAATTCAAGCCGACGCCGAGATCATCGTCTTTTGCGGGCTGGGTTTGATTTTCGACGACTACCACTTCTTCCGTAACACCTTTGAAAACGAAGGTGCGTTTGCCAAGACGGTCATGTTCGTCAATCAAGCGTCCGACCCCATCGTTGAACGCTTGCTGGCGCCGGACCTGGCGCTGAAGGTTGCCGAGCGATTCGCAGTCGAACAGAATCGGCGAGTGTTGGTACTGATGACCGACATGACCGCCTATGCCGACGCGCTCAAGGAAATTGGCGTGGCGATGGAGCGTGTGCCATCGAACCGTGGCTACATGGGCGATCTTTATAGCCAGTTGGCTATCCGCTATGAGCGCGCCTGCGATTACAAAGGCGCTGGATCGGTCACGATCATCACGGTAACGACCATGCCCGGCAACGATGTCACCCATCCTGTGCCCGACAATACCGGCTATATCACGGAAGGCCAGTTTTACTTGCATGGAGGCGTGATCGACCCGTTCGGCTCGTTATCGCGATTGAAGCAACAAGTCATCGGCTCGGTTACGCGCGAAGATCACTCGCAAGTCATGAACACCATGATTCGTTTCTACTCGGGTGCCAAGGACGCCGAGAAAAAGCAGCAAATGGCGTTTGATCTGTCGCCGCTGGATCACAAGTTGCTGAAGTTTGGCGAGCTGTTCAAATCACGATTTATGGACATCTCGGTGGCCCTGCCGCTGAACGACGCGCTAGACTTGTGCTGGCAGACAATGGCTGAATGTTTCGATCCACCTGAACTGTTGATGAAGGATCAGTTGATCGACAAGTATTTCCCCAAGAAGCTAGCGGCAGCAAACTGACCCCGAAGGTGAATCTCCTGCCATGGCCCTGGCGCTCAACAAAACCACGCTAAAACAACAGCGTGACCAACTGAAAACCTACAAGAAGTTTCTACCGTCGCTGGACCTCAAGCGGCAGCAGTTGTTGGCTGCGCTGAAAGTAGCCCGCGCCGAATTGGAACAGACCAACAGTGCCTACCATGAATTGGAGGCCAAGGTCGCGGAGTTCTATCCGCTCTTGGGTAGTTCGACCGTTCGCACACGCAATCTAGCCAGCCTGATTCGCGTGCGTTCGGTCGATTTGGGCAGCGAGAATCTGGTTGGTACGCAGTTGCCTGTTGCCCGCGAAGTTGGTTTCGACGCTGCCGAGTATTCTCGAATGGTCATGCCGTTTTGGGTCGACATGTTGATCGAAAATTTGCGGCGTATGGCCGAGCTGAATGTGCTGCGTCAGGTTCGCTCAGAACGCATCAAGCGACTGGACTATGCGGCTCGCAAAATTACGCAACGTGTCAACCTATTTGAAAAAGTACTGATCCCCAAGGCCCAGCAGAACATTCGTAAAGTCGTCATCTTCCTATCCGACCAAGAGCGCGCCGCCGTGGTTCGTTCGAAGATCGCCAAGAAGAAGAGCCTGGAAAAGCAGCACTAAGTAGAATTCCCGAGAACTCGCCCAATGGCCATCGTCAAATTAAAAAAGGTTACCCTGTATGGCATGTCTAGCCAGCGCGACAGCGTGCTAGATGGCTTACAACAGATGGGGTGTCTGCATTTGATCGACTTGCCGGGCCACGGCGGCAAGCCCTTGGATAGCGCCGAACGTCAACAGGTTCATGAAGCGATTGGCTATCTGCAAAGCTGCGCGATTCAGAATTCCAATCAACTCACCGAATATCCACACCATCAGAATTGTCTGGCCGTAGCCCGCGATGCGCTGGAGAATCAACAACGTCGCGATGCTCTGGACGACGAGCGCGAGCAGTTGTTACGGGCCATCGAGTTGGTCGAGCCGTGGGGCGAATTCCGCTTGCCGGACTTAAGCCAAACACACGATCTGCGACTGTGGTTCTATGCCCTCCCGCGTCGCCAGTTGAATGTATTGGACAGTCTAAATCTGCCTTGGCAACGCATTAGTGAAGATCAGCAATTCATATACGTGGTGGTGGTCAGTCCGAGCGAACCGTCGCTGCCCTTGAGCCGCGTTTCGCTGGATTCGCGACCGCTGTCGGAACTGCGCGAGCGTCTGGCCGCAGTCGACGAGGAGTTGGAGAAGCTGCAATGGGACCGAGCTGCACTGACGCGCAGTTTAAGCTTGCTGCAACGCGACTTGGCCGCGACCGATAACCAAATTGCCCACGCCGAGGCCGTGCTGCGTGTGGCTCAGGACGATCACGTTTTCGCGTTGCAAGGTTGGGCACCTCAAACGGCTTTGGAGGCCCTGCGCGATTACGCTCGTCGCAACCATCTGGCGCTCACGGAAGCCGCGCCCGGTCCCGACGAACAACCGCCGACACTGCTGAAGAATCCGGCGGTCGTCGCTGGTGCCGAAGGTGCGGTGACCTTCTACATGACTCCTGCATACCAAGCCTGGGATCCTACGTGGATCATGTACGGGTCGTTCACCTTGTTCTTTGCCATGATCATGTCGGATGCGGCTTATGGAGCCATTTTGGCGCTGGGTTTGGCATTTGTCTGGCCACGCCTGAGTGGCACGAAACAACTGCGCCACACCCGGCTATTGCTGCTGTCTTTGGTGGTTGCTTCCATTGTCTATGGTGTCGCGGCGGGCAGTTATTTCGGGGCGACTCCCGCTGCATTGGAGCGGTTTCAACTGAAGCTAGACGGACAGCCACTGGCCGGAAACAAGACAGCCATGATGTTGATCGCTTTGGGCATCGGCATCGCTCACCTGGGATTAGCAAACATCATTACCTTCATCCGAGGAGTAGGAACGTCACAGGCGCTGTGCCCCCTGGGTTGGGCGGTGGCGCTGATCGGTGGTTATTGTATGGGAGTCTTCAGTCAACCTGACAATCCCGGCGCGATATGGACCGGACAACTCCTGGGCCGCACTCCGGAGAGCTTTCAGCCGCTAGTCAAGCAACTCGGAATGTACGGACTGATTGGCGGTATGGGATTGGTGTTTTTGTTTAGTAGCTCGCGGCCGTTTTTCTCTGCCCGCCCGGCCGATTGGCTGTGGCGCGTGCTGGATGGGTTTATGGGGTTGACCAAGATTTCACAGGCGTTCGGCGACACCCTGAGCTATTTGCGACTGTTTGCGCTGGGCCTGGCCAGCGCGCAGTTGGCGGTGACGTTTAACGACTTGGCCATCGGCGTAAAAAACATGCCTGGGCTGGGTATCTTGTTGGCCGGATTGATTTTGATTATTGGACATGCAGTGAACATCGTGTTGGGAATTATGAGCGGCGTAGTCCATGGGCTGCGCTTGAACTGTATCGAGTTTTTCAATTGGAGCCTGACGGAAGAGGGCTATCCGTTCAAGCCATTTAACAAGAAGGTAGGTTAATTCATGGATCAGTTACTGGTATTGCTAGGTTGGATTGGAATGTTCGCTCCCACAGCGCTGGGCGCAGTGGGCAGCATTATAGGCTGTGCGCGAGCCGGACAGGCGGCCTGCGGGGCAATGCTGGATGTCGAAGGCGGGTATGGTCGATTGGTGGGCCTGTCGGCGCTGCCTTCCTCGCAGATGATTTACGGCATCGTGGTCATGTTTTCTTTGCAACGCCAGGTCACCGCTGAAAACGGAGCTGGTCTGTTCGGCATTGGCGTGCTGTGTGGAATGGCCCTGATGTTCAGCGCGATGTTTCAAGGATCGTGCTGTTCATCAGCCATCAACGTTTCCAAACATAAGCCAGAAATCTTCGGTCTGTCGGTGGCTCCTGCGGCCATCGTCGAAGGCTTTGCCGTGTTCGCTTTTATCTTTGCCCTAGTGCTCGCCGGTGGCATTCCCGGCGCTACCGAATAATTTTGAGGAGCTGAATTAAGTCATGGCAACCACCACCAAGAGCAACCTGCAAGCCAGCGGTGTTCAAGAGCTGATCAACCGCCTGCGTGACGAGGGCGTGGCTTCTGGACAAACCGAAGCTGAACGCCTGTTGTCCGAGGCGCGCGTCCAGTCGATGGAGCTGCTGGATCAGGCCAAGGCGGAGGCCGAGAGCATTCTGGCCAAAGCCCGCGCCGAAGCCGATTCAATCGTCACCAGTGGCCAACAGGCACTGAAACTGGCTAGTCGCGACGTCATATTGCGTCTGCGCGAAGCCTGCAACGACGAGTTTCGCGATCGCATCAAGCGGCTAGTCAAACACAAACTGACCGATAAGCAACTGCTGGAAAAGGTCATCCTGGAAATCGCCGCTAAGTCGCGTCCCGAAGCTGGCAAGCAAGTCAATTTATTGTTGTCTCCGGCCAACGTGTCGGCCGCAGAACTGTCGGCTGAAGTAGCCAAGCCCAAGCCAGGTTCGCTGGCCGAGTTTGTTCTGGGACTTTCCGCAGATGTGCTCCGCGAAGGATTGAGTTTTGACGTTTCGTCTGACCCCAGTCCCGGCGTACGCATTCAAATCGCCAATGACGACGTACAGCTGGATTTGACGGATGAAACCATCACCACGCTGCTGATGCAGTATCTGGTGCCGCGCTATCGTGAATTGCTCAATTAAGGTCACTCGATCGTGTCCAGCCGAGCCTACTACACGCTGATTGCCAGCTTGCCGCCACTGCCGCCCTACTTTGATGTGGAGCGGGCACCGATCTCGCGCGCTCGATTGTGGGAGCGACTAAAGATGCTGGCCGAAGATGATGCCGCTGTCGTTCAGCAGTGGGTCGACTTCGTCGTCTGGGATCAACAGTCGCTGGACTGTACCGACGAAGAGTTTGCCGCCCGGTTTGCGCAGATCATGGACGCGATCTCCAATCCAACCTTGCGACGGATGCTCGATATTCGCATGGACATTCGCACGTTGGTAGCCGCATTGCGCCACCGTCGCGCCGGATTGCCCGCCCCTCTGGGCGTGGGGGCTTCCCTTGAACACATACGCCGCAATTTCCATCATCCCGAATTCCAGTTGCAGGGCCGCTTTGACTGGATCGGACGCTTTGATGCGCTGCTTGAAGCCGGCGATGCAATGGGCGCTCAGCGACTATTGTTCGAGACCAACTATCGCATTTGGACTCGCATGAGCCAGAATTACACATTTTCGTTCGAGGCCGTGTTGCTGTACCTTGCTCGATGGGAAATCATCGATCGGTGGACTAGCAGCGATGCACAGGCTGGCCAAGAACGCTTTACATCTATGCTAACGGAGACTCTCGGTGAGTACGCTCATCTCTTCCAATAATACCAGCACGCGCGCCAACGTTATCGGCGTCAATGGCAACATTGTGACCATTGAAACCGATGGTGGGCCAATTATGAAAAATGAAGTGGCCTATGTGATTGTAGGCCAGGAGCGGCTGAAGTCCGAAGTGCTGCGGATCTACGGCCGCATCGCCGACTTGCAGGTTTTTGAAGAAACCCACGGCGTGCGCTGCGGAGATCAGGTTGAATTGACCGGTCAACTACTGTCGGTCAACTTGGGACCAGGCATGTTGGGCGTGATTTTTGACGGACTGCAGAATCCGCTGACTACATTGGCCCAGCGCGATGGATTCTTTCTTAGACGCGGCCAGGATGTCTATCCGCTGGACCGCGAGAGACGCTGGGATTTCAAACCGACGGTCAAGGCCGGTGATCGAGTTCGCGCCGGACAAGTCTTGGGCTCCGTGCAGGAACTGAATATTACTCACAAGATCATGGCTCCCTTTGACCTGGTGGGATCGGTCGAGATTTTGGAGGTCGCTTCCGGACCGATGACGGTCGAGCAGCAGGTGGTGATCGCCCGCGATGCTGCTGGCCGCGAACACTCTTGGACCATGGTGCAGACCTGGCCGGTCCGCCGCGCTGTGCCGGCAACGATGCTCAAGGATCGCACCGCCAAGCGACTGTTTCCCAACCAGCCGTTGACAACCACTATGCGGATCATCGACACCTTTTTCCCGATCGCCCGTGGTGGTACCGCCTGCATTCCCGGTCCCTTTGGCGCGGGCAAGACCGTCACACAGGGGTTGTTGGCTCGCTATTCAACGGTGGATGTAGTAGTGGTGGTAGCTTGCGGCGAGCGGGCGGGGGAAGTGGTGGAGACCATTCACGAATTCGGCATTATGGACGATCCGCGTACCGGCGGCAAACTGATGGATCGGACCATCGTGATCTGCAATACGTCGTCCATGCCCGTCGCTGCCCGCGAAGCCTCGATTTACACTGGGATCGCCATCGGCGAGTACTATCGTCAAATGGGATTAGATGTTTTGCTGTTGGCCGATTCGACGTCGCGCTGGGCACAGGCGATGCGCGAAACATCCGGACGCCTGGAAGAAATTCCCGGCGAAGAGGCATTTCCGGCGTACCTGGATTCAAGCATCAAGAGTGTTTACGAACGGGCCGGTGTGCTGCAGATGCCCGATGGCTCGACCGGCAGCCTGACACTGATTGGCAGCGTGTCCCCGGCTGGCGGAAATTTCGAGGAACCCGTCACACAATCGACGCTGGCCACCGTCAAATGCTTTTTAGGACTATCCTATGATCGGGCCTACAAGCGCTTTTATCCCGCTATCGACCCGTTGATTTCTTGGTCACGTTATCGCGAGCAATTGCAGTCTCACTTCGACAAACATATCGACCCAAATTGGACTGAGTCCGTAACGCAACTGCACAATCTGCTCCGCGAGGGCAACGACATTTTGCAGATGATGCAAGTCACCGGCGAGGAGGGCATTACCACCGAAGACTACGTGACCTATCAAAAAGCCCTGTTCCTGGACATGGTCTTCTTGCAGCAGGACGCATTTGACAAAGTCGACGTTACCGTTTCGCCCGCGCGGCAAAAAGAGATGTTTTTGCTGTGCAAGCGATTGATAGATCGGCACTACCAATTCCGCGACAAGCCGCAGGTATTGGACTTCTTCACCAAGCTCACTGGCCTCTTCAAAAACCTGAACTATTCGGCCAGCGACTCCGCCGATTATCGCAAATACCACAGCCAAATTGAAGAACTCGAACGCACCTACGTCGGCGGCCTACAGCCGGCGTGACGCTAACCAATATCCGGAGAAGATTTGACCGTTAGCATCAGTGGTGCTGACAGTTATACGTACTTCCGATACTGATGGTGGGTTGATGTCTGGCTTTAGTTTGAAAGACCATCTGTTTAATCGTTCGAAGGTCGAGTACCTGGCGGGCTTGTTTTGTTCGGCCGATTCTGCGTTTCCTTACCGGCGGTTCGTTGGTGGCGTCATGCGTCAGTTGCCTGAGCGGGAACTGAAACAGCGCATCGTGCTGATCGCAGAGAATCTAGAATCATGCTTGCCCACGAACTTCCGCCGGGCTGCAGCCATGATCGTTGCCGCCTTGCCACCTCCGCTGGATGAGCACCAGACGGATGATGACTTTGGGGATTTTATATTGGCACCGCTGGGCGAATTCGTTGTTCGCAACGGATTAGAGGCCCAACATTTCATGCTGTCGCTGGAGACCCTCAAGCACATCACCAAAAGGTTTTCGATGGAAGATGCTATGCGCTCCTTTCTACGCCAGTTTCCGGACGAAACATTGCTAGAACTGAAGCGCTGGACAGATGATGGCAACTATCACGTTCGCAGATTGGTTAGCGAGTCTACTCGGCCTTCGTTGCCCTGGTCCGGCAAAATTGGGTTGCCGGTCGAAGCGACCCTGCCGCTGCTGAACAAACTTCATGCTGACCGGACGCGCTATGTGACGCGTAGCGTGGCTAATCACCTGAACGACATTGCCAAGACGCACCCCGAATTGGTCGTGGAAACGCTGGCACATTGGCGGTCGCTGGCCAAGCAAGATCAAGCTGAATTGTCGTGGATGATGCGGCACGCGCTGCGAACACTAATCAAGCGCGGTCACCCCGGTTCACTCAAACTGTTGGGTTACAACCCCCAGCCGAAAGTTGACGTCAGCCACATCCGTCTGAAACAATCAATACTCCTTCCTGGACAGACGCTGGAGTTTTCTGTCAAACTCACGGCGCGACGGCCAGAGTCACTTGTGGTGGATTATTCAATCGACTTTCCAAAAGCCAACGGCAAGCGAACCACCAAGGTATTTAAAGCCGCCAAGTTGACGCTGCGCACCGGTGAATCACTGACGGTTATCAAGCGTCACAAATTGCTGGCCAAGGCGACTACTTTTCGTCTCTATCCCGGCCTGTACAAACTAACGATTCAAGTCAACGGCCAACCCAGTCAGGCGGTCCAGTTCAGCGTACAGTAATCAAGTTCGATGCATGGATTCAAAATTCTAGATCGAATCCAATCACAACTTGCCACGGGGCAATAATCTCACCTGATGCCGTATTGAGTTTCAATGACCATTGGTGATGATAAACCGCCAGGAGGAACTCAGGCAAGCGATTGGCGACTACGGCTAAGAGCACATGCGGCGTTTTGTCTGATTGCCTGCAAGGCCAATTCGGCTGTGTCGAATCAGAAATCAGATAGACAATGAGCGTTCCACCGCAGGTGGCTAAAAATTCCAACAGCGGGACAATTTATGAGCGATTCAAATTTAGCCGCAGAGCCGATGGCTAAAGAAGAATGCCAAACTTGCAAACGTCATCGCGAGAACTTCCAAGCAATCGGCTTGGGGGTTTTTGTCGTGTCT comes from the Pirellulaceae bacterium genome and includes:
- a CDS encoding V-type ATP synthase subunit I; protein product: MAIVKLKKVTLYGMSSQRDSVLDGLQQMGCLHLIDLPGHGGKPLDSAERQQVHEAIGYLQSCAIQNSNQLTEYPHHQNCLAVARDALENQQRRDALDDEREQLLRAIELVEPWGEFRLPDLSQTHDLRLWFYALPRRQLNVLDSLNLPWQRISEDQQFIYVVVVSPSEPSLPLSRVSLDSRPLSELRERLAAVDEELEKLQWDRAALTRSLSLLQRDLAATDNQIAHAEAVLRVAQDDHVFALQGWAPQTALEALRDYARRNHLALTEAAPGPDEQPPTLLKNPAVVAGAEGAVTFYMTPAYQAWDPTWIMYGSFTLFFAMIMSDAAYGAILALGLAFVWPRLSGTKQLRHTRLLLLSLVVASIVYGVAAGSYFGATPAALERFQLKLDGQPLAGNKTAMMLIALGIGIAHLGLANIITFIRGVGTSQALCPLGWAVALIGGYCMGVFSQPDNPGAIWTGQLLGRTPESFQPLVKQLGMYGLIGGMGLVFLFSSSRPFFSARPADWLWRVLDGFMGLTKISQAFGDTLSYLRLFALGLASAQLAVTFNDLAIGVKNMPGLGILLAGLILIIGHAVNIVLGIMSGVVHGLRLNCIEFFNWSLTEEGYPFKPFNKKVG
- a CDS encoding ATP synthase subunit C, with the translated sequence MDQLLVLLGWIGMFAPTALGAVGSIIGCARAGQAACGAMLDVEGGYGRLVGLSALPSSQMIYGIVVMFSLQRQVTAENGAGLFGIGVLCGMALMFSAMFQGSCCSSAINVSKHKPEIFGLSVAPAAIVEGFAVFAFIFALVLAGGIPGATE
- a CDS encoding DUF2764 family protein encodes the protein MSSRAYYTLIASLPPLPPYFDVERAPISRARLWERLKMLAEDDAAVVQQWVDFVVWDQQSLDCTDEEFAARFAQIMDAISNPTLRRMLDIRMDIRTLVAALRHRRAGLPAPLGVGASLEHIRRNFHHPEFQLQGRFDWIGRFDALLEAGDAMGAQRLLFETNYRIWTRMSQNYTFSFEAVLLYLARWEIIDRWTSSDAQAGQERFTSMLTETLGEYAHLFQ
- a CDS encoding V-type ATP synthase subunit A, whose protein sequence is MSSNNTSTRANVIGVNGNIVTIETDGGPIMKNEVAYVIVGQERLKSEVLRIYGRIADLQVFEETHGVRCGDQVELTGQLLSVNLGPGMLGVIFDGLQNPLTTLAQRDGFFLRRGQDVYPLDRERRWDFKPTVKAGDRVRAGQVLGSVQELNITHKIMAPFDLVGSVEILEVASGPMTVEQQVVIARDAAGREHSWTMVQTWPVRRAVPATMLKDRTAKRLFPNQPLTTTMRIIDTFFPIARGGTACIPGPFGAGKTVTQGLLARYSTVDVVVVVACGERAGEVVETIHEFGIMDDPRTGGKLMDRTIVICNTSSMPVAAREASIYTGIAIGEYYRQMGLDVLLLADSTSRWAQAMRETSGRLEEIPGEEAFPAYLDSSIKSVYERAGVLQMPDGSTGSLTLIGSVSPAGGNFEEPVTQSTLATVKCFLGLSYDRAYKRFYPAIDPLISWSRYREQLQSHFDKHIDPNWTESVTQLHNLLREGNDILQMMQVTGEEGITTEDYVTYQKALFLDMVFLQQDAFDKVDVTVSPARQKEMFLLCKRLIDRHYQFRDKPQVLDFFTKLTGLFKNLNYSASDSADYRKYHSQIEELERTYVGGLQPA
- a CDS encoding DNA alkylation repair protein, whose protein sequence is MSGFSLKDHLFNRSKVEYLAGLFCSADSAFPYRRFVGGVMRQLPERELKQRIVLIAENLESCLPTNFRRAAAMIVAALPPPLDEHQTDDDFGDFILAPLGEFVVRNGLEAQHFMLSLETLKHITKRFSMEDAMRSFLRQFPDETLLELKRWTDDGNYHVRRLVSESTRPSLPWSGKIGLPVEATLPLLNKLHADRTRYVTRSVANHLNDIAKTHPELVVETLAHWRSLAKQDQAELSWMMRHALRTLIKRGHPGSLKLLGYNPQPKVDVSHIRLKQSILLPGQTLEFSVKLTARRPESLVVDYSIDFPKANGKRTTKVFKAAKLTLRTGESLTVIKRHKLLAKATTFRLYPGLYKLTIQVNGQPSQAVQFSVQ